The Candidatus Tanganyikabacteria bacterium genome contains the following window.
GTTCGGCTACCCGTTCGAAATCGTCAACGTGCTGAACAACCCGGTGAAGCGGGAAGCCCTGACGCGCATGACCGACTGGCCCACGCTGCCGAAGGTCTTCATCGCGGGCAACTTCTACGGCGACACGGACATCCTGGGGCCGATGCACGAGAAGGGCGAACTCGAGCCGCTTCTCAAGGAAACCTTCAAGCAAGGCTGAGGCGCCCGGGAGACTTCTCGCAACCTGTCCGCGGGCACGGAGGCCCGCGCCACCCGACCCGAGGGTGGGGCCGGCAACTAGTGGGGCCGGCCAACTAGTGGGGCCGGCAACTAGTGGGGCCGGCAACTTGTGGGGCCGGCAACTAGTGGGGCCGGCAACTTGTGGGGCCGGCAACTTGTGGGGCCGGCAACTTGTGGGGCCGGCAACTTGTGGGGCCGGCAACTTGTGGGGCCGGCAACTTGTGGGGCCGGCAACTAGTGGGGCCGGCAACTAGTGGGGCCGGCAACTTGTGGGGCCGGCAACTAGTGGGGCCGGCCTCCGTGCCGGCCTCAGACCAACCGGTCGATCTTCGCGGCCAGGATGAAGTCGTTCTCCGACAGGCCGCCGATGGCATGCGTCCACACGGTCATGTCCACGACCCGGTAGTGGACGCAGAAGTCCGGGTGGTGGCCCTCGTTCTCGGCGACGTCGGCGACCCGGCCGAGGAAGGCCATCGCCGCGCGGAAATCCTTGAACTTGAAGGTCCGGACCAGCCTCTCGTCGCGTACCTCCCAGCCCGGCAACTCGGCGGCGAGCGCGCCGATCGCGGCGGGCGGCAGCTTGGGCGTGCCGCCCTCGCAGGGGACGCAGCGGCGGTCTGCAAGGGCCATCGCGGGGCCCATCCTAGCGCCGCGTCTCTTCCAACGCAATCGGCCGGGTATGGGAGATCCGTGACGAAGTCGCGGCCCTGGCCGGCGATCGCCCTCGCGGCCGCCGCGTTTGCCGGCTGCTCTCGCCCGCCGCAGACCGCGCTCCAGGATCCCGCGAGCCTGGCCGGGCAGACGGGCGGCGCCACCGGTACCCCGGCGGGGCTGGTCGGCAACAACCCGGCCGGCCTGGTGGGCAACAACTCGGGCTCGCTCGTCTCAGACAACGCCGCGTCGCTGGCCGGCGCGGTGCGCGTGCCGGCGGCTCTGGTGGGCAACAATGCGTCGGGCCTGGTCTCCGACAACGCCGCGCGGTGGCGCGTGGCGGGCCTGGCGGCGGTGCCCCTGCAACGCGCCCTGCTGTACCTTTCCGACACGCGGGAGCGGCTGTACCTGGATCCCAAGACGGGCGCCAGCCTCACGACGACCACCGACGAGGAGGGCAAGTTCCGGTTCGACAAGGCGCCGAGCGGCGACTCGGTGGTGGTCAACGCCGTGCTCTCGGGCAACCGCCGCATGGTCGGCTTCGCCATCACCCGCGCCGGAGAGAACCAGGTCGCCCTGGATCTCGCGAGCACGCTCGTGACCGAGTTCCTGCGGGACCGGGCGCTCAACGCGTCGCCTTCCCGCACGCTGGGCTCGTTCGATCCCGAGTTGCGCGCCGTGCCGGATCTGGTCGCACAGACCAACGCGGGCCTCGATGCCGGGAAGATCTCGGTTCCCGACCTGACCGTCGGCCGCATCCCGGCCATGACCGGGCGCTACCTCACCGACCTGGCGACCCGCCTGCCCGCCTTGAAGGAGGCGTGGGAGAAGCTCCTGGGCGAGAAGTTGACCGTGGTCGAGACCGTGGCGGGAGCGCGCACCGGCTTCGCGGGGGACGGCGGCCCGGCCCGCGAGGCGAGCCTGCTCACCCCCACCGGCTTGGCCCGCGGCGACGACGGCACCATCTACGTGGCCGACACCGGCAACGGCCGGATTCGCGCGATCTCACCCGACGGCACCATCCGCACCGTCGCCGGCGGCGGCAGCCCGGCGGAAATCGCCGCCCGCGTGGCCGACGGAGAGAAACTCACGCCGGTGGGCGACGGCGGCGCGGCCACTTCGGCCATCCTCCAAGAGCCGCGCGGCGTGCTCCCCGTGGCGGTCGGAGCCGTCAGCGCCCTCCTCATCAGCGAGTTCGCCGGCATGCGACTGCGTGCGGTCCTGCCCGACGGGAAGATCCGCACCCTCGTGCAGGGCAAGTACAGCCCGGGGAGCGCCGACGGCCCCCTGGCGACCATCGGCGCGGGCGCGTCGGTGCACTTCCCGGGACCCATGCTCCAGCGCGACGGGTTCATCTACCTGGCCGACACCGGCAACAACGTCGTCCGCCGGCTCTCCGTCCCGAATCCGCTCGATCTCGGCAGCGCGATCATCGCCTCTTTCGCCGGCAACTACGGCCGCCGCGCCCAGGACCTCCTCCCGGCGGACGGCGCGGACGCCGCGCAGACAAGGCTCTCGAACCCGGCCGGCATGTGTTTCGCGGCCAACGGCGACCTGTACGTGGCCGAGATTTTCGCGCACCACATCATCCGGGTGACGCCGGCGGGCAAGTTGTTCAACGTCGGCGGCACGGGCGCCGAGAAGCCGTCGGGCGACGGCGGGCCCGCGAGCGCGGCCGGCATCCCGTACCCCTCGGCCCTGGTCTGCGACGACGCCAACGGCCGCGTCCTGGTCGGGAGCTGGCAGTCCCCGCGCATCCGGGCCATCGACCTGGCCACCGGCAAGATCGGTACCCTCGCCGGCGGCGGCACCTCCGGCGAGGATGGCCTGGCCGCGACCGCCGCCTTCACCGACATCGGCGGCATGGCGCTCGAGCCTTCGGGCAACCTTCTCTTCACCGACAGCCAGTCCGGGCGCGTCCGCCGGCTCTGGCTGGCCGATCCCCCGGGCGGTTGACGATGGACCCTCCCGTCAGAGAAACGCCCCCCGGCCTCGTCGAAGAGCGGTACCGCACCATCTTCAGCTACACCCGGGATCCCGTGTACATCGCCGACATCGACACCCTCGAGGTCCTGGAGGTCAACGGCGCCTTCCTGGAACTCCTCGGCTACGACGCCTTGCCGCCCGGCTTCCTGGTATACGACCTGGTGGCCCACGATCCCGCCAGCGTCGATCGCTTCCGCGAAGCCATCCGGGACGAAGGCCGGGTCATGATCGGCGAGCGCAACTGGCGCCGCCGCGACGGGTCGGCCGTCGCGGTCGAGGTGCATGCCATGCAGGTG
Protein-coding sequences here:
- a CDS encoding glutaredoxin: MGQVPQAADGSQSVEEILDEIKREVAAHKILVYGKGTKEQPMCGFTVETKEFFEQFGYPFEIVNVLNNPVKREALTRMTDWPTLPKVFIAGNFYGDTDILGPMHEKGELEPLLKETFKQG
- a CDS encoding 4a-hydroxytetrahydrobiopterin dehydratase; translation: MALADRRCVPCEGGTPKLPPAAIGALAAELPGWEVRDERLVRTFKFKDFRAAMAFLGRVADVAENEGHHPDFCVHYRVVDMTVWTHAIGGLSENDFILAAKIDRLV